In one Candidatus Nitronereus thalassa genomic region, the following are encoded:
- a CDS encoding phosphomannomutase/phosphoglucomutase yields MSIFREYDIRGIVGKDLTVEIAESIGRGYATLALSRGCKTVAVGRDGRLTSPELRDRFVAGVISTGMNVVDIGVCATPLLYFSLFNLPVDGGVMITGSHNAAEYNGFKMCVGKGALYGEGIQQLKKILDEGSYATGTGAVSESPVIPEYMAYLKENFSKVDGSGLHVVIDAGNGAASLVAKDALEQMGCKVTPLFCDLDGRFPNHHPDPTVVENLQDLIRTVKDQGADVGIGYDGDADRIGAIDEKSNILWGDRLMLIFARDILESQPGSTFISEVKASQLLYDDIEKRGGRGIMWKTGHSVLKAKMKEEKAVLAGEMSGHMFFADRYFGYDDAIYASCRLIEILAKKRKPLSSLLADLPITEVTPEIRVDCSDDVKFTLVEKVRNRFLSLHKNPDPTKPQLIVRDVVTIDGIRVRFDDGWGLIRASNTQPALVLRFEANSLDRLNTIRTYLEGELDTCQRALEP; encoded by the coding sequence ATGAGCATTTTTCGCGAGTATGACATTCGTGGAATTGTTGGCAAGGATCTCACCGTTGAAATCGCCGAGTCTATTGGCCGTGGGTATGCCACATTGGCCCTTAGTCGTGGATGCAAGACCGTGGCTGTTGGTCGTGACGGTCGGCTAACTTCGCCAGAACTGCGAGATCGATTTGTGGCCGGCGTCATCTCAACGGGAATGAATGTGGTGGATATTGGCGTATGTGCGACTCCGTTGTTGTATTTTTCTCTTTTTAATCTTCCTGTTGATGGTGGGGTTATGATAACAGGAAGCCACAATGCGGCTGAATACAATGGATTTAAAATGTGTGTGGGAAAAGGCGCTTTGTATGGTGAGGGGATTCAGCAATTAAAGAAGATTTTGGATGAAGGTTCATATGCTACGGGGACTGGCGCCGTGTCTGAATCGCCGGTAATTCCCGAATACATGGCCTATCTCAAAGAAAATTTTTCAAAAGTGGACGGATCGGGTCTGCATGTGGTGATCGATGCAGGCAATGGCGCTGCCAGTCTGGTAGCCAAAGATGCTTTGGAGCAAATGGGTTGTAAAGTGACACCATTATTCTGTGATTTAGATGGACGTTTTCCGAACCATCACCCTGACCCAACCGTCGTGGAAAATCTCCAAGATTTGATTCGTACCGTAAAGGATCAAGGGGCCGACGTTGGCATTGGATATGATGGGGATGCCGATCGCATCGGGGCCATCGATGAAAAAAGTAATATTCTTTGGGGTGATCGCTTAATGCTAATTTTTGCCAGGGATATATTAGAAAGCCAACCCGGCAGCACGTTTATTTCGGAGGTCAAAGCCTCACAACTCCTCTATGATGATATTGAAAAACGTGGAGGCCGAGGTATTATGTGGAAAACAGGGCATTCGGTCCTCAAAGCCAAGATGAAAGAAGAGAAGGCTGTCTTGGCTGGAGAAATGTCCGGCCATATGTTTTTCGCGGATCGGTACTTTGGCTATGATGATGCTATCTATGCATCATGTCGGCTCATAGAAATTCTCGCTAAAAAGCGAAAACCGCTTTCCTCTCTATTGGCTGATTTGCCTATTACGGAAGTCACTCCAGAAATTCGGGTAGATTGTTCCGACGATGTGAAATTCACCCTCGTCGAAAAAGTGCGGAATCGTTTTTTATCGTTGCATAAGAATCCCGATCCTACCAAACCCCAATTGATTGTTCGTGATGTCGTGACGATCGATGGCATTCGTGTTCGCTTTGATGATGGGTGGGGGCTCATTCGTGCTTCTAACACCCAACCCGCCTTAGTGTTGCGATTCGAAGCCAATTCCCTGGATCGCCTCAATACCATCAGAACCTACCTCGAAGGGGAATTGGATACCTGTCAACGCGCCTTAGAGCCTTAA
- the fbp gene encoding class 1 fructose-bisphosphatase has protein sequence MSSPISLTEHILDQQRLHPDATGEFSTIMTQIVLGGKMIAQDLRQAGLLDILGSTGDVNIQGEEVQRLDQRANDTFVQVFESSKIVRTVISEEMEEPYTVIPAERTGKYAVFFDPLDGSSNIDVNAPLGAIFSIHRLLPSSSGKENSLYLKPGVEQVAGGYILFGTSTILVYTCGDGVHQFTLNPGIGEFLLSASNITMPSRGKIYSVNEGNRQKWSNEMRNYIAHLQESDVATGRPYSLRYTGCLVADVHRVLLKGGLYLYPGEVMKPEGKLRLMYEAAPLTFVIEQAGGIGSTGFERIRNIQPKAPHQRVPLVIGSREDVELAETFLKPKIE, from the coding sequence ATGTCAAGCCCTATTTCACTTACCGAGCATATCCTGGATCAGCAAAGATTGCACCCTGATGCCACTGGTGAGTTTTCCACCATTATGACCCAAATTGTTCTGGGTGGGAAAATGATTGCCCAGGATCTACGGCAAGCCGGGCTTCTCGATATTTTAGGTTCGACAGGGGATGTTAATATTCAGGGTGAGGAAGTACAGAGACTTGACCAACGAGCAAATGATACTTTCGTTCAGGTGTTCGAATCGAGCAAAATTGTTCGGACGGTTATATCGGAAGAAATGGAAGAACCCTATACCGTCATACCGGCAGAACGAACGGGTAAATATGCCGTGTTTTTTGATCCACTGGATGGATCATCAAATATTGATGTCAATGCTCCATTAGGGGCCATATTTTCAATCCATCGGCTTTTGCCAAGCTCCTCGGGAAAGGAAAATTCCCTCTATCTCAAACCGGGTGTTGAGCAGGTAGCAGGAGGTTATATTCTCTTTGGTACCAGCACAATTTTGGTTTATACCTGTGGGGATGGAGTTCATCAATTCACCTTGAATCCTGGAATCGGCGAATTTTTGCTCTCCGCGTCTAATATCACCATGCCTTCCCGTGGGAAAATTTATAGTGTGAATGAAGGTAATCGTCAGAAGTGGTCAAATGAAATGAGAAATTATATTGCCCACCTTCAGGAATCTGACGTGGCTACGGGACGCCCATATTCCTTACGATATACCGGCTGCTTGGTGGCCGACGTCCATCGGGTGCTGTTAAAAGGTGGGTTATATTTATATCCTGGCGAAGTGATGAAGCCCGAGGGTAAGCTCCGGCTTATGTACGAAGCCGCTCCGCTGACGTTTGTAATTGAACAAGCCGGTGGCATTGGAAGTACAGGGTTTGAACGAATTCGAAATATTCAACCCAAAGCTCCCCATCAACGAGTGCCTTTAGTGATTGGCAGCCGGGAAGATGTGGAGTTGGCTGAAACGTTCTTAAAACCTAAAATTGAATAA
- a CDS encoding mannose-1-phosphate guanylyltransferase/mannose-6-phosphate isomerase, translating into MKKQPHLYAVVLAGGSGTRFWPMSRERFPKQLLKIIGEETLIQQTVRRVMSSVPVNHICVVTNHFQAESIKLQLAQWKDELADNFVLEPEGRNTAPAIGLAALRLLRRDPDATMLVLPADHIIQGDAKFKNAISLGYEIAQKGNLVTFGIQPTKPETGYGYIQPNRRARLGKQGTLSGYKVARFVEKPDVKKAQQYLKSGNYFWNSGIFLWRASTVLEEFARHQPALLRGLKAVDEMMESGQFGNPFAARYKKLPSVSIDYGIMEQSSHSAVVPVNFSWSDVGSWGSLEEVAPCDKRGNVKTGNVVDLDSENTVFFTDKRLVGSIGLKDMVVVDTPDATLVCPKSRSQDVKKLVEELKRRGAPEHLEHLTIHRPWGSYTILEEGPGYKVKRISVLPGGRLSLQMHHKRSEHWVVIAGTARVTCGDTVSDLGPGKSIAIPVETKHRLENPGNDPLEIIEVQNGPYLGEDDIVRYQDDYGRTQTP; encoded by the coding sequence ATGAAAAAACAACCCCATTTATATGCGGTCGTTCTTGCCGGAGGAAGTGGCACTCGTTTCTGGCCCATGAGCCGCGAACGATTTCCCAAGCAACTCTTAAAAATTATTGGTGAAGAGACGTTAATTCAGCAGACTGTCCGCCGCGTCATGTCGTCCGTGCCAGTGAATCATATTTGTGTGGTGACGAACCACTTTCAAGCCGAATCCATCAAACTTCAATTGGCTCAGTGGAAAGATGAGTTAGCAGATAATTTTGTCCTGGAGCCAGAAGGTCGAAATACCGCCCCAGCCATTGGATTGGCGGCGTTGCGATTACTTCGACGCGATCCCGATGCGACCATGCTGGTCCTTCCCGCGGACCATATCATTCAAGGTGATGCCAAATTCAAAAATGCCATTTCTTTGGGCTATGAAATCGCTCAAAAGGGGAATCTAGTGACTTTTGGCATTCAACCCACCAAACCGGAAACTGGGTATGGGTATATTCAACCGAATCGACGGGCTCGCCTTGGTAAACAGGGAACGCTGTCCGGCTATAAAGTCGCTCGATTTGTGGAAAAGCCCGACGTCAAAAAAGCGCAGCAATACTTGAAATCTGGGAATTATTTTTGGAATAGCGGGATCTTTTTATGGCGAGCCTCAACCGTCTTAGAAGAATTTGCGCGGCATCAACCTGCGCTGCTTCGTGGGTTAAAGGCTGTTGATGAGATGATGGAGTCAGGCCAATTCGGGAATCCATTCGCGGCCCGATATAAAAAACTGCCTTCGGTGTCCATTGATTATGGGATCATGGAGCAGTCTTCCCACTCAGCGGTGGTCCCTGTCAATTTTTCCTGGTCGGACGTGGGGAGTTGGGGAAGCTTAGAAGAAGTGGCCCCATGCGACAAACGCGGCAATGTAAAAACGGGAAATGTCGTCGACCTGGATAGTGAAAACACGGTCTTTTTTACGGATAAACGCCTGGTTGGGTCAATAGGTCTCAAGGATATGGTCGTAGTAGATACCCCTGATGCCACCCTGGTGTGTCCAAAATCCCGTTCACAGGATGTAAAAAAACTGGTTGAAGAGCTTAAGCGCCGTGGGGCTCCTGAACATTTGGAACATCTCACGATACATCGACCATGGGGGTCCTATACAATTTTAGAGGAAGGGCCAGGGTATAAAGTCAAACGTATTAGTGTCTTGCCTGGGGGACGTCTTTCACTTCAAATGCATCATAAAAGAAGTGAGCATTGGGTCGTGATTGCTGGAACCGCACGTGTGACCTGTGGTGACACGGTGTCCGACCTTGGACCTGGAAAAAGTATTGCCATTCCAGTGGAAACCAAACACCGTTTAGAAAACCCTGGAAACGATCCCCTGGAAATTATCGAAGTCCAAAATGGGCCATATCTTGGGGAAGACGATATCGTACGTTATCAAGATGACTACGGGCGCACACAAACACCTTAG
- a CDS encoding DUF3108 domain-containing protein, whose product MLKQCIPKTQVWMVVFCIGIWALPCFANNSENSEIYELPEESLQYSISLLGIPAGTATMETFSQTLANGLSVLQLNSTAKSNDFISLFFPVNNMVRSTVNAHTLLPLHLLFQRREGTRHEDFDITFDHEARQVTILKKGERRTMPIPNQTHDGLSCLYFLRQMSRLVPGQSVMLTIHHDKNNYEVEVQVETIELVQGPWGAAEAIRLLAVMPFRGIFLNEGNIRFWLTNDVQRIPLKMEARVIVGSVQAVLESWPGSPKSARLF is encoded by the coding sequence ATGTTAAAGCAGTGTATACCAAAGACTCAGGTCTGGATGGTGGTGTTCTGCATTGGAATTTGGGCTTTGCCTTGTTTTGCGAACAATTCTGAGAATTCCGAAATTTACGAACTTCCGGAAGAATCGTTGCAATATTCCATCTCTCTTTTGGGTATTCCAGCGGGAACAGCAACAATGGAGACTTTTTCTCAGACCTTGGCGAATGGGTTGTCTGTCTTGCAGCTCAATAGCACGGCCAAATCGAATGATTTCATCTCTTTGTTCTTTCCAGTCAATAATATGGTGCGTTCAACGGTGAATGCCCACACCTTGCTACCTCTTCATTTGCTGTTCCAGCGCCGTGAAGGAACCCGGCATGAAGATTTTGATATTACCTTTGATCACGAAGCCAGGCAGGTCACCATCTTGAAAAAGGGAGAACGTCGGACCATGCCCATCCCGAATCAGACGCATGATGGACTGTCTTGTTTGTATTTTTTACGGCAGATGTCGAGACTGGTTCCCGGACAGTCGGTAATGTTGACCATTCATCACGATAAAAATAATTATGAAGTGGAAGTCCAAGTTGAAACCATTGAACTGGTTCAGGGGCCTTGGGGAGCGGCGGAGGCCATTCGCCTGTTAGCCGTTATGCCGTTTCGGGGAATTTTTTTAAACGAAGGGAATATTCGGTTTTGGCTTACCAATGATGTGCAGCGTATTCCATTGAAAATGGAAGCGCGGGTGATCGTTGGTTCCGTGCAGGCGGTTTTGGAAAGCTGGCCAGGGTCTCCAAAATCGGCTCGACTTTTTTGA
- a CDS encoding radical SAM protein, producing MNPSKTFRVVLIKPSRYDDEGYVVQWVRSIIPSNTLATLYGLALDCANRKVLGEDVNIVIDAYDEPNTVIPIKKIIRDIQRTSGAMVGLVGVQSNQFPRSLDIARPFREANIPVLIGGFHVSGCLSMLPNMQTDIQQALDMGITIFAGEAEGRLENVLRDVWTGTQKPLYNYLDDLPELTGSVIPFLPKKHIKRTIEGLGSLDAGRGCPFQCSFCTIINVQGRKSRWRSPDDVEKVIRANVAQGVNRFFITDDDFARNKNWEAIFDRLIHLREVEGLDIKFIIQVDALCHRLPNFIEKASRAGCKRVFIGLENINPDNLVAAKKRQNKIWEYRQMLQAWKNQGCMTYAGYILGFPGDTPESISRDIEIIKKELPVDLLEFFCLTPLPGSEDHQKLAAQGVPMETDMNKYTLEYVTTAHPKMTEAEWYLAYDNAWKQYYTLEHVETLMRRAAARHMSVGNMMFLILWFYGGIIVNKLHPLENGYLRRKVRTQRRPSFTIENPLVFYPKRLWEVICDHAKFLQLVLQYANIRRRVKSDPNRKQYTDLSLTPVTIEEEEELDLIKVFNPRPVISPAVKRKEAGEVSPSKELSQGISVAP from the coding sequence GTGAATCCTTCTAAAACATTTCGTGTCGTATTGATCAAACCTTCTCGTTATGACGATGAGGGTTATGTCGTTCAATGGGTACGATCAATTATCCCTTCCAACACGTTAGCAACTCTTTATGGCTTGGCCCTGGACTGTGCGAATCGCAAAGTCTTGGGAGAAGACGTCAATATTGTGATTGATGCCTATGACGAACCCAACACCGTCATTCCCATAAAAAAGATCATTCGAGATATTCAACGAACCAGTGGGGCCATGGTGGGCCTTGTCGGTGTGCAATCCAATCAATTTCCGCGATCCCTGGACATTGCCCGTCCGTTCCGGGAGGCTAATATTCCCGTGCTGATTGGAGGATTTCATGTAAGTGGTTGCTTATCCATGTTGCCTAATATGCAAACGGATATTCAACAGGCTTTGGACATGGGAATCACCATTTTTGCGGGAGAGGCCGAAGGGCGTCTGGAGAATGTATTGCGTGACGTGTGGACTGGAACCCAAAAACCTCTCTACAACTATTTGGACGATCTCCCAGAATTAACGGGGTCGGTCATTCCCTTTTTGCCCAAAAAACATATTAAGAGGACGATTGAAGGTTTGGGGAGTTTAGATGCTGGCCGAGGGTGCCCCTTTCAATGTAGTTTTTGCACGATTATTAATGTGCAGGGTCGTAAATCACGATGGCGAAGCCCGGACGATGTGGAAAAGGTGATCCGTGCGAATGTGGCGCAGGGCGTCAACAGGTTTTTTATCACAGACGATGACTTTGCCCGCAACAAAAATTGGGAAGCCATATTCGATCGATTGATTCACCTTCGAGAAGTGGAAGGCCTCGATATCAAATTTATTATTCAGGTGGATGCGCTCTGTCATCGCTTACCAAATTTTATTGAGAAGGCCTCACGGGCTGGGTGTAAGCGAGTATTCATCGGGTTGGAGAATATCAATCCCGATAACCTCGTGGCTGCAAAAAAGCGTCAGAATAAGATTTGGGAATATCGTCAAATGCTTCAAGCTTGGAAAAATCAGGGGTGTATGACCTATGCTGGTTATATTTTAGGATTTCCTGGGGACACACCGGAATCCATTTCTCGTGACATTGAAATTATCAAAAAAGAATTGCCTGTCGACTTATTGGAATTTTTCTGTTTAACGCCGTTACCTGGTTCGGAAGACCATCAAAAACTCGCGGCCCAAGGTGTGCCTATGGAAACGGACATGAATAAGTACACCCTCGAATACGTCACGACGGCTCACCCCAAAATGACGGAAGCCGAGTGGTATCTAGCCTATGATAATGCCTGGAAGCAATATTACACGCTGGAGCATGTCGAAACCCTAATGCGTCGTGCCGCCGCCCGACATATGAGTGTGGGCAACATGATGTTTCTCATTCTATGGTTCTATGGCGGGATTATCGTTAATAAATTGCATCCCCTGGAAAATGGCTATTTACGGCGAAAGGTTCGCACCCAACGACGGCCGAGTTTTACCATTGAAAATCCGCTGGTGTTTTATCCTAAGCGTCTGTGGGAAGTCATTTGCGATCACGCGAAGTTTTTACAGCTGGTTCTCCAATACGCGAATATTCGGCGTCGGGTAAAATCCGACCCAAATCGAAAACAGTATACCGACCTTTCCCTGACCCCCGTCACCATTGAAGAGGAAGAGGAACTTGACCTCATTAAAGTCTTTAATCCTCGTCCAGTCATCTCACCTGCTGTAAAAAGGAAAGAAGCTGGTGAGGTATCCCCATCAAAGGAGCTATCTCAAGGGATAAGTGTGGCTCCCTAA
- a CDS encoding B12-binding domain-containing radical SAM protein — MRSPKTFRIELIKPSRYDEDGYVVQWVRSLIPSNSLAVLYGLAMDCTKRKVLGDDVEIMVDAHDETNTVLPIRQMIRNIQQADGGFVGLVGVQTNHFPRSLEIARPFLDAGIPVIQGGFHVSGCLSMLPEIPADLQVAMDMGITLYAGEAEGRLDSLLRDVWEDRLQPLYNYLDDLPELSNAVVPFLPKGKFTRSLVSMGSFDAGRGCPFQCSFCTIINVQGQKSRWRTADDIEACVRANIQEGARGFFITDDDFARNKNWEPIFDRLIKLREEEGLKVKFIIQVDTLCHRLPNFIEKAARAGCKSVFIGLENIDPENLKSAKKGQNKIWEYRQMLQAWKDNGVITYAGYILGFPGDTPESVARNIEIIKRELPVDLLEFFCLTPLPGSEDHKNLSAQGVWMDPDMNKYTLEHVTMEHPLMSRDEWYQVYRDAWDQYYTPDHVETMMRRVDAKRISAGFLRTLIVLFYGCITINKLHPLEGGYFRRKVRTQRRPVFSLENPVLFYCRRLWEIGFEHIALLKMFWTLGKIRKRVKLSPDRRTYTDLSLTPVTLEEEENLDLIKVFHPRPSKVHQVPTQPTSVS, encoded by the coding sequence ATGCGCTCCCCAAAAACCTTTCGAATTGAGCTGATTAAACCTTCCCGCTATGATGAAGACGGCTACGTCGTCCAGTGGGTTCGGTCCCTGATACCTTCAAATTCCTTAGCGGTTCTCTATGGGCTCGCGATGGATTGCACGAAGCGAAAGGTGTTAGGGGATGATGTGGAAATCATGGTTGATGCCCATGACGAAACGAATACGGTCCTTCCAATTCGGCAGATGATTAGAAACATTCAGCAAGCCGATGGTGGTTTTGTCGGGTTGGTTGGCGTCCAAACCAATCATTTTCCCCGTTCATTAGAAATTGCTCGTCCTTTTCTGGATGCTGGCATTCCCGTGATCCAAGGCGGGTTTCATGTCAGTGGCTGTCTTTCGATGTTGCCGGAGATTCCTGCCGATCTTCAGGTTGCCATGGATATGGGAATTACGTTGTATGCGGGGGAGGCCGAGGGAAGGTTGGATTCCCTCTTGAGGGATGTGTGGGAAGATAGACTTCAACCGTTGTATAACTACCTTGATGATCTTCCGGAATTATCAAACGCCGTGGTGCCGTTTTTGCCAAAAGGGAAATTCACGCGGTCGTTGGTCAGCATGGGAAGTTTTGATGCGGGACGTGGATGTCCTTTTCAATGTAGCTTTTGTACGATTATTAATGTGCAGGGCCAAAAATCCCGGTGGCGTACGGCGGATGATATCGAGGCCTGCGTGCGGGCAAATATCCAAGAAGGGGCGCGCGGGTTTTTTATCACGGACGATGATTTTGCCAGGAATAAAAATTGGGAACCTATTTTTGATCGTCTCATCAAACTCCGTGAGGAGGAAGGTTTAAAGGTTAAATTTATCATCCAGGTGGATACGCTTTGCCATCGTTTACCGAATTTTATTGAAAAGGCTGCAAGAGCTGGCTGTAAGTCAGTGTTTATTGGCTTGGAAAATATTGATCCGGAAAATTTAAAGAGCGCCAAAAAAGGTCAAAATAAGATTTGGGAATATCGCCAAATGTTGCAAGCCTGGAAGGATAATGGGGTTATCACGTACGCCGGGTATATTTTAGGATTCCCGGGAGATACGCCTGAGTCGGTGGCGCGGAATATTGAGATCATCAAGCGGGAGCTACCGGTAGACCTGCTGGAATTTTTCTGCCTGACGCCGCTGCCTGGTTCTGAAGATCATAAGAACCTCTCGGCTCAGGGCGTGTGGATGGATCCGGACATGAACAAATATACGCTTGAACATGTCACGATGGAACATCCTCTGATGTCTAGGGATGAATGGTATCAAGTGTATCGAGATGCGTGGGATCAATATTATACGCCCGACCATGTCGAAACGATGATGCGTCGCGTGGATGCCAAACGCATCAGTGCGGGATTTCTCAGAACATTAATTGTGTTGTTTTACGGATGTATTACCATCAATAAACTCCATCCTTTAGAAGGCGGGTATTTCCGACGTAAAGTCAGAACCCAGCGGCGTCCCGTTTTTTCTTTGGAAAACCCTGTCCTGTTTTATTGTCGACGACTATGGGAAATTGGATTTGAACATATCGCATTATTGAAGATGTTTTGGACTCTCGGAAAAATCCGTAAACGCGTAAAACTATCTCCTGACCGGCGAACGTATACGGATTTATCGCTTACACCGGTAACCCTTGAAGAGGAAGAGAATCTTGATCTCATAAAAGTCTTCCATCCTCGGCCTTCCAAGGTGCATCAGGTGCCCACTCAGCCTACCTCTGTGTCCTAG
- a CDS encoding HAD-IIIA family hydrolase produces MASKKAKISMAKSLSRKTLSNTRHPSLATLRKIRLIATDVDGVLTDGGMYYSDSGQQIKKFNVWDGMGLALLGRAGLIVGIITTEKTKLVAERAKKLQITEVHQGIWDKLGVLEEMGQRYGVTLNEMAFIGDDINDVEALKGVGFSASPANARPEIQKIVHYVCKAKGGEGAVRELADLILSAQSKSGLPQMRKISSKKVSL; encoded by the coding sequence ATGGCTTCAAAGAAAGCAAAAATTTCCATGGCAAAATCCCTATCAAGAAAAACATTATCAAACACTCGGCATCCTTCTCTTGCCACACTGCGAAAAATACGCCTGATTGCCACGGATGTGGATGGAGTGCTCACAGATGGAGGAATGTATTATTCTGATTCCGGGCAACAGATAAAAAAGTTCAATGTCTGGGATGGCATGGGGTTAGCCCTGTTAGGACGAGCTGGACTCATCGTGGGAATTATTACCACCGAAAAAACGAAACTCGTGGCGGAACGAGCGAAGAAATTACAAATTACCGAGGTCCATCAAGGAATCTGGGATAAACTGGGAGTACTGGAAGAGATGGGGCAACGTTATGGAGTGACCCTAAACGAAATGGCATTTATTGGTGACGACATCAATGATGTCGAAGCCTTAAAGGGTGTAGGGTTTTCAGCTTCCCCAGCAAATGCCAGACCAGAAATACAAAAAATTGTTCACTATGTGTGCAAAGCCAAGGGGGGAGAGGGCGCGGTTCGGGAACTCGCGGATTTGATTCTCTCGGCTCAATCAAAAAGCGGGCTTCCGCAAATGAGGAAAATTTCCTCCAAGAAAGTTTCACTTTAG
- a CDS encoding PIN/TRAM domain-containing protein: protein MALRVVFFSISLLLGLGVGFAAGSGDSTYILIGAGLGALLSLTLMAVEHSLNRIPSVTTIGGGVGFSIGVVLAGVLIFSTGQIFPQPTVVTQFGTMAVLVILPYLGLIVGLRWGKFGEWDLRPKNAEPVVASGLVPKLLDTSVIIDGRIADICETGFIEGGFIIPQFILQELQHISDSSDGLKRARGRRGLDILNHIQKKVDVDVTIVEEDFPHIKEVDAKLVELGKKLGAKILTNDLNLNKVAELQGVRVLNINDLSNALKPVVLPGETIRVFVLKEGKEAGQGVAYLDDGTMVVVDNAKRCIGKNVDVIVTSVLQTSAGRMIFTRLKEESDRDELSFARG from the coding sequence ATGGCTCTACGAGTCGTTTTTTTCAGCATAAGCCTGTTGCTTGGCCTAGGGGTCGGGTTTGCTGCTGGGTCGGGCGACAGTACCTATATTCTGATTGGTGCAGGGCTCGGAGCTTTGTTGAGCCTGACACTGATGGCTGTCGAGCATTCCCTGAACCGTATTCCTTCGGTCACGACCATCGGCGGTGGGGTCGGGTTTAGTATTGGTGTCGTCCTCGCGGGTGTTCTGATTTTTTCAACTGGTCAAATTTTCCCCCAACCTACAGTAGTGACCCAGTTTGGGACCATGGCGGTCCTGGTGATTTTGCCGTATCTTGGGCTCATCGTAGGGCTGCGGTGGGGAAAATTTGGGGAGTGGGATCTCCGGCCCAAAAATGCCGAACCAGTGGTTGCTTCCGGCCTCGTCCCCAAGTTGCTGGATACGAGCGTAATCATTGATGGACGGATCGCCGACATTTGTGAAACGGGTTTTATAGAAGGGGGCTTTATCATTCCTCAATTTATTCTTCAGGAATTACAACATATCTCTGACTCTTCCGATGGCTTAAAACGTGCTCGCGGGAGAAGAGGGCTTGACATTCTCAACCATATTCAAAAGAAAGTTGATGTGGATGTGACGATCGTTGAAGAGGATTTTCCTCATATAAAGGAAGTTGACGCCAAACTTGTGGAATTGGGGAAAAAACTCGGGGCTAAAATATTAACGAATGATCTGAATCTCAATAAAGTCGCCGAGTTGCAAGGGGTTCGAGTGTTAAATATTAATGATTTGTCTAATGCGTTAAAACCGGTGGTCTTGCCGGGTGAGACCATTCGAGTCTTTGTACTGAAAGAGGGAAAAGAGGCTGGACAAGGCGTCGCCTATTTAGATGACGGAACGATGGTGGTGGTGGACAACGCCAAACGTTGTATTGGCAAAAACGTGGATGTCATTGTGACCAGCGTGCTACAAACGAGCGCTGGAAGAATGATCTTTACGCGCCTGAAAGAAGAGTCGGATCGAGACGAGTTGAGTTTCGCGCGTGGCTGA